AATTCTAAGAggttttgacagggtagatgtggagaggatgtttcctcttgaatCTTGAACGAGAGGTTACTGCTTTAAAAAaaaggttgcccatttaagacagaggtggggAGAatattttctctctcagagggtactTAGCCTTTGGAACTGTTCCTTAAAGGACAGTGGAGACAGAATATTCGAAAATTTGAAGGAGGGGGTGGATAGTTTCTTGATAAGCAAGGCGGTAACTGATTATTGGGTTTCGGCAGGAATGTAGAGTTGAGGTCAAAATCTTACCAGCcgaaggtcagcacggtggcgcagtggttagcattgctgtctcacggcgccgaggtcccaggttcgatcccggctctgggtcactgttcctgtggagtttgcGCAATTCCcccatgcgtgggtttcacccccaaaacccaaacatgtgctgggtaggcggattggccacgctaaatttccccttaattggaaacatgaattggacactctaaatttatatttaaaaaatcaaaccagccatgatcttattgaatagtggagcatgctcgaagggcctTTTGGCATACCCCCGCGCCTAATTCGTATGTCCTTTTGTACGTATATTCATATGAAGTGTCCATTAAAAGACGAAAAGAGACATTTATCGAGTATCATTTAGTATTATTAATAAATAAATTCAACATTTAAATAAACAAAAAGCGTTCCTAAGACCAATGGTTGAAGGATAATGTTAGGTTCCAGCCTTGCGCTTTGTTGCAAATGCATCCTAGCTTCCTACTACTACTACAATCGACTAGAACAACGATTGTGTATCTGAAAGGAAAACCAATTAACTTTCAGTGTCGTAAAATTTCTCATAATTTCAAACCAtcattcaattaaaaaaaaaaatcctgttgACTTCTTTATCCGGCATAAGTGCGATGGGTCTTTGGCTTCCTTCTGTAGGTTAGTCATCTATGAATCTATAATTTTCCTGTTCTATTCGTCATCTGCTTCCTCGTGTTCTCCTGTGGTCTGAGTAAGACAATGTAACATTTTGGAGCAAAGATGAAGCTCAGTAATCCAAAGCTCGATGCCAAGATTGCGAATATTTCCACAGCCACCGTGTATTTTCCGGGAGTGCTCATGTAGGCTGGGATGAAAGTTACCCAAACAGCAAAAAAGATCAGCATGCTGAAGGTAATAAATTTCGCTTCATTGTACTTGTCCGGTAAGGCCCGGGCCAAGAAGGCTAAAAGTAAACAAATACCCCCTAAGAGCCCGATGTAACCGAACACACAGCAGAAAGCAACTGTGGAACCCACGTCACACTCAAGGATAATCTTTGCACTTTGATACTTGGTGTTTTTAGATGGGAGTGGGGGAGATGTCACCAACCAGATCACACAGATTATAATTTGAATCAATGTGCAGAGGAAGACGATTAATCTTTGCTGTTTGGGTCCAAACCATTTCATCACATTACTGGCCGGGAGCGTTGCTTTAAATGCCATCAGGACGACCAGAGTTTTACTAAGAATACAGGAAATGCACAGAACAAAGCTCACTCCAAACACAGTGTGGCGCACCATGCATGACCATGGTGTTGGCTGTCCAATGAATGCAATGGAGCACAGAAAGCAGAGTATTAATGAGATTAACAGAAGGAAACTTAGCTCCGAATTGTTGGCCCTTACAATGGGAGTGTTTAGGAAATATAAGAAAACAGCCGCAACAACTCCTGTGATACCAGCGCCAAACAGTGAAATCGCCGCGAGTGATATTCCCATGGTGTCATGGAAGGAGAGGAACTCAATCTCTTTTGGAATGCATTGGTTTCTTGCGTTGTTGGACCAGTAATCTCTGGGGCATTTGGTACATTCTGCAGAATCTGTGAAAGAATCAGGTAAATTTAACATCAGTTGTAGAATGAAATATTCTGCGTAATTGTTCTGACATTATCAGTCTGCACTAATTGTTCAGTCATGATCTGCAATGTTTGTAATTATGTTAAAGTTGTCTACCTGTTTGATTGCTAATCTCTCCTTCAGAACATGGCAAACAGTCAAAGCAACAGATTGGTTGCCCCTTTCGAGCACCCTTTCGCGTACCCACAGGACAAATGCCACTGCATATTGATATTGGTACCTGTGGAGATTGAAAAATGCACTCTGAAAAACAGCCTGCATTTAAAACATTATCTTAATTTGTCAGGAATATTGGATTCATTCATTTTACGCTCAGAGTATCTCGTTTACATTGCTTATTCAACTTTTATAAGGCCTGAAGCGTTTGTTGATCAATATATCTGGAATGACTGGAGTTGCAAGAAACAtaaaacatcgaaaataggagtAGGACGATCCACACGGCTCTTtggccattcactatgatcatggcaggtcattcaactcaatagccaaatcctGCCCCCCTCTTtggccattcactatgatcatggcaggtcattcaactcaatagccaaatcctgccccccccccccccccacacaccccatatactttgatccccttcgccctatgtGGTAAGTTTAACTGCTTAtttaaaacaaagcaatgttttgccctcacctacttcctgtggtaacgaattccacaggctcacgatTCTCTGGGTAAAGAGACTTCTCCTGAACCCTGAACTAAATGGTCTACCctatatcctcagactatgacccctggttttggGCACAACCACAATCGGGAAAACCCTTTCTGTATCTACCTTCTCCAGTTCTGTTATAATgttaggtttctatgagataccccctcattcttctttactccagtgaatacaatcctaaccaattcaatctgccctcatatgccagtcccgccatcctaggaaacagtctggtaaatctttgctgcactccctctaggtaAAGAgatcaaaacagcacacaatattccaggtgtgacctcaacAAGGCCCGATATAATCAGTAAGGGACCCTACTCCTGTGCTCCGATCATCTCGCAATAAAGGACAGCCtgaaatttgccttctttactacctgctgtactCTCGTTGCACATTCCACTCTCCTAACTTATGGCCATTCCGATAATAGACTGTCTTCtcgtttttgttaccaaagtggataacttcgcaTTTAtccaaaattatactgcatctaccatttaTTTGCCCCTCACTCAATGTGTCCAATTCCCATTGAAGAATCTCTGCatgctcctcacagctcactctaccACCCGACCTGGTGCAAATTTGgggatattgcattttgttcccttatctaaatcattaatatttattgtgaatagctggggacctAGCGCCAATCTCTGTGGCACCTCAATAGTCACTGGCtgacaatttgaaaaagacctgtttattcctactcgttATTTCCTAtccccaaccagttttctatccatcgaaATGCACTACCCCTAAtagcatgcactttaattttacatgctaatcttttatgtgggacCTTGACAAAAgccttcagaaagtccaaatatgccacatccactggctccccctcggtaactctactagttacattatCGAAGAATTCCTGTAGATCTTCCAAGCATGATTTCTGCTTCatcaacccatgctgcgtctgtcggatcctgccactgttttctaagtgctctgctataaattaTTTCATAATGGTTTCTAGaatttccctactaccgacgtcagGATTGCTGGTCTATAATTCACTGGTTTCTCcctacttccctttttaaatagtgagttacattagctaccctccaatctgcaggaacggtTTCAGAATctgcagcatgggtttcctccgagtgctccggtttcctcccacagtccaaagatgtgcaggttaggtggattggccatgctaaattgcccttagtgtccaaaattgccctttagtgttgggtggggttactgggttatggggatagggtggaggtgtgggcttgggaaggctgctctttcaaagagccggtgcagactcgatgggccaaatggcctccttctgcactgtaaactgtaTGAttctcaattctatgattctatgactcccggaagatggccaccaatgaACCCACCATTTATAGAGCCACTTTCTGAAGTTCTGTAACgttgattatcaggccctggatatTTATCAGTTTCAATCCAGTCAATTTCCACAACAACATTTATGTAATaacattgatctccttcagttcccccCTCTCACTAAACTCTGCATTCCCCAAcagttctggtatctgatttgtgtcctcatttgtgaagacagaaccaaaatatatGTTTAGTTCCTCCGTCATTTCTTTGCCCCCTATtaaacattcccctgtttctgacgttTGAACTCACCAATCTTCTTCTCTTCACACAAATATAGAAACTttcagtcagtttttatattcGCTGGAAGCTTACTCTCGTCCATTAATTTCCGCTTCTTTATCAAACAGATAAAAAGTCGTAAACAAACTGTCGATAAAGGAGCAACACTGTGGAATGTGCACACTATTAAAAATCATCCAGCGTGTGAGATTTGCGAGGAAGGACGGCAGTTATCCATGGTCACTGAGAAGATAATGATGCGCTTTCTCCTTCAACCCTTTCAATACGTGTGCTCCCAAAATACTGTTGAATGAGGAACTTAAACTATTTTTACTTACTACCCATGAAGGAATAGCGAGAAATCTTCAAGCAACGCTATGGAGTGACTTGGAAGTGAacttgctgatgatgggtttcccaTGCTTTATCCGCCATTGCCCTGCATTAAATGTGCGAGATGCTGCCGAAAAGCTATCGTGAGCTTTCTGCACCCACCGTGCGCTATTGTTGCGCCTCGTGTTTGAGGTGCCATGTCTTATGGACCACCATGTCTTAGTCATACACATATACAGGGGGAAAAATTAAAAAAGTGACAACTTATTGTGAAATCATGAGGTTTTGCAATCATTAGAAACATCTTTAATAAAAGCACCAAATGTTGGAGAATTTGAGCAGGATTGActccatctgtggagagaagggagctcacgtgCCGAGTTTGGATGACTATTTGTCAAAATCCTTACCCTGTTTTGGGATCCATGCCAAACAATTCTACTTTCATTCAACACGAATTCTTCGCCTTCTGGCAACGCTGCATCGTAATATCCGACGTTAACAAACTGCACCGACCCATCATCGCCCTGCTGGCAATTTATCACGTCATAGGAAGCAACAGGATCTCCATTCTTATCGAAGCTCACTTCCTCACCAAACTGGGTTGTGAAGCGGACTTCCTTCAGGTAGTGTAACAGCTTTAAACACAGAAAAACAATTCCATTCTACAGTACTGTAAATCGTTCATAAATCCGCCACACGTCTGATTAATTATTTAATCACGAATTAAAAAGATCACAAAGCTATGAGAAAGATCTACACCGTGTTATTCTAACTTCTAAAAAAAGCCATTTTAAATAACTATCGTGAGGAACAGACTATATTTTGCCTCCCATGGATAAGCAGATCTTTCCTCACCTGCCAGGGGAGAATGCGGGATCCTTGGCCACACGTTTTATTGATAAATGGGCCTTTCCCATTTTCGCACGATTTTAAATTGTGAAGAGCGTGAGCTATCGCATATACTGCTTTGTACACATTGTGCGAAATTCGTAATTGTGACACATCGGTGTATGCATTTTGAATGGTCTCCAAGCTTTCTAAACCTGTGCATGGTTTGTAAGGAGATGTTTCTTTTTCTAGGCTCTGGTTTGCAACGCGACACCCAAAAACATCCCGCCAGAGTTCTTCCACAAAGGGATTGTCTGGTGTTCTGGAAGGGTGGAGTTTTACTAGAAACTCCCTCAGTCTTGGGATTTCCGCTCTCCGAATTCCAAATCCGATTGTTCCAGAAAATATTTCCTGTGTTTCTTTAGTCCATAATCTGACAGATGTTATCCAGGCTTCACTTGCAATCAGCTGAATGTCGGTTATGTTGTGCCGCCTGAGTTCTATTGCTAAAGACTTTGTAGCGTGCTCAAGAGAAAATATTATGACCACCTTAGCAGAGGAATTTTTAATAGTCTCTATAACCCCAAGCAATTTGATTCTGGTGCTTTCCGGAGACATAAACTCAATAAAGGCGATACATGTTTCGAACTTAGAAACTTCTTCAATAAAGGATATCATGGCAAATCGGCCATATTCACTGTCTTCTGTTACAATTCCAACCCAAATCCATTTAAAGCGCTGCACCAGTTTCACCAATGCTTTGACTTGAACGCCGTCACTGGGAATTGTCCTGAAGAAAGTTGGGAATTTGCGCTTATCACTCAGACAGGTGCAAGACGAAGCATAGCTGACCTAGAATTTAATACAGGGTTTTAATTATAACGCAAACACATTTTGCCATCCAGCAGGACTAATCGACGAGAAATTGAACTATTTGATCTGGGACCAGTCATAATGCCATTGAGTATAATTTTCATAGTAAAAGAAATACAACCGAAAGGTGACAAATAACTCGATGATCAGCAGAAATATAACAGAAATTTGGGGAAAATATGCTGTCAGAAGCAATCAGGATCACATTCGAAAAGAAATTGCTACATGATCCAACATCGTTGGTTTCACACAGTGGCCCAAAGGCAATATCACCCAGCCTGTATCATTCCAAAGCGCATGTTGTTTACGGACCCAGCCGATGTGGAGCAGCGAGCTACATAGAAATCAGATCAATTTGGCCCTTGAAACGTTGACAAATCAACCCCCTGCGGTATGTTACTCGCGATTGGATTGTATTTCTTACATCACGAGCTGTTATGCAATGTGTGATTGTATGGAATGAGGTTTTCTGATGAGGAATGGTTTCGGTAACTTATTGTCGCCACATTACCGGCAATACAGAATAAATCAAACTCAGCCAATCGAACACCAGTTCCTAAAATGCCTCTAATTGATGATTGGGGACAGATATTTAAATATACACTTGTTCTGCACCCATGGGGCTTTATATAAACGTGCTTTAATCTATGAAGTTAATTAACCATTAATCATACCAGGCCGATATCGAAGGGAGCCAACAAACGTGAAGCGGCAATGGACTGTGAAGATGCTGCATCTCCCACAATGATGGGCACTGGCGGAGGTCCCGCGCACGTGTAACTGGATTCAGTCTCATCCTCCTCGTTCAGTAGTTTGAGGGTTCCTTTCAGCGAATCGGAGTGTGTATGGCAGCTGTCAAATATCTTATAGCCCAATGTTACATTGGGAAGCAGCTTTGGATTCCTGTTTATTTCTTCTATTGCGAAGAT
This window of the Scyliorhinus torazame isolate Kashiwa2021f chromosome 14, sScyTor2.1, whole genome shotgun sequence genome carries:
- the LOC140389462 gene encoding extracellular calcium-sensing receptor-like, with the protein product MIFAIEEINRNPKLLPNVTLGYKIFDSCHTHSDSLKGTLKLLNEEDETESSYTCAGPPPVPIIVGDAASSQSIAASRLLAPFDIGLVSYASSCTCLSDKRKFPTFFRTIPSDGVQVKALVKLVQRFKWIWVGIVTEDSEYGRFAMISFIEEVSKFETCIAFIEFMSPESTRIKLLGVIETIKNSSAKVVIIFSLEHATKSLAIELRRHNITDIQLIASEAWITSVRLWTKETQEIFSGTIGFGIRRAEIPRLREFLVKLHPSRTPDNPFVEELWRDVFGCRVANQSLEKETSPYKPCTGLESLETIQNAYTDVSQLRISHNVYKAVYAIAHALHNLKSCENGKGPFINKTCGQGSRILPWQLLHYLKEVRFTTQFGEEVSFDKNGDPVASYDVINCQQGDDGSVQFVNVGYYDAALPEGEEFVLNESRIVWHGSQNRVPISICSGICPVGTRKGARKGQPICCFDCLPCSEGEISNQTDSAECTKCPRDYWSNNARNQCIPKEIEFLSFHDTMGISLAAISLFGAGITGVVAAVFLYFLNTPIVRANNSELSFLLLISLILCFLCSIAFIGQPTPWSCMVRHTVFGVSFVLCISCILSKTLVVLMAFKATLPASNVMKWFGPKQQRLIVFLCTLIQIIICVIWLVTSPPLPSKNTKYQSAKIILECDVGSTVAFCCVFGYIGLLGGICLLLAFLARALPDKYNEAKFITFSMLIFFAVWVTFIPAYMSTPGKYTVAVEIFAILASSFGLLSFIFAPKCYIVLLRPQENTRKQMTNRTGKL